The sequence below is a genomic window from Laspinema palackyanum D2c.
AGGTTTCTGTTTCGACTTCTACCGTTAACGGATAGGGAATTTGGGACCGGACTCGGGCGATCGCCGCTCCAATTCCTCCGGCTGCGACAATATGGTTGTCCTTAATCATGACAGCATCATCCAATCCCATGCGGTGGTTTCTAGCTCCCCCAACTTGAGTCGCATATTTTTCTAAGAGTCTCAGTCCCGGGGTAGTTTTGCGCGTATCCACCAGTTGCACCGGCAAATCTGCAATTTTTTCCACATACTTCCGAGTCAAGGTGGCAATGCCGCTCAAACGCATCACCAGATTTAGAGCAACTCGTTCTCCCGTCAGCAGAGCATTCACGGGGCCAGTAATTTGAGCGACCACCTGTCCGGGCTGGCAATACTCCCCTTCCGCGATCGTGGGAGTGAAGTCCACAGAGGAATCTAAAAGACTAAAGATGCGACGGGCGAAGGGTAATCCCGCCACTGCTCCCGGTTCTTTGACAATCCATTCCGCTCTTCCTGGGGGAGCTTCCTCT
It includes:
- the nadC gene encoding carboxylating nicotinate-nucleotide diphosphorylase, coding for MVFPKTGKSKGAIAVNSQAVLPPWIVLDPLFQGWLLEDIGRGDRTTSAIYIEEAPPGRAEWIVKEPGAVAGLPFARRIFSLLDSSVDFTPTIAEGEYCQPGQVVAQITGPVNALLTGERVALNLVMRLSGIATLTRKYVEKIADLPVQLVDTRKTTPGLRLLEKYATQVGGARNHRMGLDDAVMIKDNHIVAAGGIGAAIARVRSQIPYPLTVEVETETLKDVEEALQHGADIIMLDNMKVERMKEAVPLIRQHNERISIEASGNITLETIRAVGETGVDYISTSAPITRSTWLDLSMKIRG